From Halobacillus sp. Marseille-Q1614, the proteins below share one genomic window:
- a CDS encoding PTS mannitol transporter subunit IICBA, producing MIMPNIAAFIAWGIITALFIETGWMPNADLAEMVGPILTYLLPILIAFTGGRLVHGLRGGVVGAIAVMGVIVSADVPMFLGAMVMGPFGGYAIKQVDKLLEGRVRQGFEMLVNNFSAGILGSILTIISYYIAGPVISGLTKALAAGVEFLINAGLLPLVNIFIEPAKVLFLNNAINHGILNPIGASQQQELGQSILFMLESNPGPGLGILLAFMVFGKGVSRQTAPGAAIIHFFGGIHEIYFPYVLSKPALILAAIAGGVSGTATFAAFGVGLSATPSPGSIFAYLALTPRGNFVGVLLGVLIATIVSFAVASLILRMSKQEEEEDLTEATAKMESMKGKKSSVSGNLSVEKNEAQPTQASTDEVPSLNRENVEKIIFACDAGMGSSAMGSSLLKNKFKKAGIDINVTNMAINDLPADVDVVITHKDLTERAIQRVPNAYHISVDNFLNSPKYDELVAELKTDQ from the coding sequence ATGATTATGCCGAATATTGCCGCTTTCATCGCTTGGGGTATTATAACTGCATTATTTATAGAGACAGGGTGGATGCCCAATGCAGACTTAGCCGAGATGGTTGGACCTATTTTAACCTATCTTTTACCTATTTTAATCGCCTTTACAGGTGGTAGGTTAGTTCATGGATTGCGAGGCGGGGTAGTCGGGGCCATAGCTGTAATGGGTGTTATTGTTTCAGCAGATGTACCAATGTTCTTAGGAGCAATGGTAATGGGACCATTTGGCGGATATGCGATAAAACAAGTGGACAAGCTGTTGGAAGGACGCGTACGTCAAGGTTTCGAAATGCTTGTGAATAACTTCTCGGCAGGGATTCTCGGTTCTATCCTTACTATTATTTCTTATTACATTGCAGGGCCGGTTATTTCCGGGCTGACGAAAGCACTGGCAGCTGGTGTTGAATTCTTAATTAATGCTGGACTTCTTCCATTAGTTAATATATTTATTGAACCGGCTAAAGTACTTTTCTTAAACAATGCAATTAACCACGGGATCTTAAACCCGATTGGAGCAAGTCAGCAGCAGGAGCTTGGTCAGTCAATCCTGTTTATGTTGGAATCAAACCCTGGACCAGGTCTAGGAATCTTACTTGCGTTTATGGTTTTTGGTAAGGGCGTTTCTAGACAGACAGCACCTGGTGCAGCAATTATTCACTTCTTTGGCGGTATTCATGAGATTTACTTTCCATACGTTTTATCTAAGCCGGCATTAATTTTAGCAGCTATTGCCGGTGGTGTAAGCGGGACGGCAACATTTGCAGCATTTGGTGTAGGATTAAGTGCGACTCCTTCCCCTGGCAGTATCTTTGCTTACTTGGCTTTAACACCGCGCGGCAACTTTGTTGGAGTTCTATTAGGTGTATTAATTGCGACAATCGTTTCCTTCGCGGTAGCATCATTGATCCTGAGGATGAGCAAACAGGAAGAAGAAGAAGATTTAACAGAAGCTACAGCTAAGATGGAAAGCATGAAAGGTAAGAAGAGCAGTGTTTCCGGCAACCTTTCTGTAGAGAAGAATGAAGCTCAGCCAACACAGGCTTCAACTGATGAAGTTCCTTCGTTAAACAGGGAAAATGTAGAGAAAATTATCTTTGCCTGTGATGCGGGGATGGGCTCCAGTGCAATGGGCTCCTCATTATTGAAAAATAAATTTAAGAAAGCGGGAATTGATATTAACGTCACAAATATGGCGATTAATGATCTTCCAGCCGATGTAGATGTAGTTATTACTCACAAAGATTTAACAGAGCGCGCGATTCAAAGAGTACCTAACGCGTACCACATTTCTGTGGATAATTTCTTAAACAGCCCTAAATATGACGAATTAGTAGCAGAATTAAAAACAGATCAATAA